A region from the Lates calcarifer isolate ASB-BC8 linkage group LG2, TLL_Latcal_v3, whole genome shotgun sequence genome encodes:
- the LOC108894216 gene encoding calcium and integrin-binding family member 2 isoform X1 produces the protein MGNKQTTFTDEQLEAYQDCTFFTRKEILRLHGRYRELAPHLVPLDYTNNPDIKVPLTLIITMPELKENPFRDRIVETFSEDGQGNLSFNDFVDMFSALCETSPRELKTIYAFKIYDFNRDNFICKEDMEKTLNKLTKGELTPEEVTLVCDKAIEEADLDGDNKLSFADFENMISKAPDFLSNFHIRI, from the exons ATGGGCAACAAGCAGACAACCTTCACCGATGAGCAGCTGGAGGCGTATCAG gacTGCACCTTCTTCACCCGGAAAGAAATCCTGCG GTTGCATGGCAGATATCGTGAGCTGGCTCCACATTTAGTGCCGCTGGACTACACTAACAACCCCGACATCAAAGTCCCTCTGACGCTCATCATCACCATGCCTGAGCTGAAG GAGAACCCGTTCAGAGACAGAATCGTGGAGACATTCTCAGAGGACGGACAAGGGAACCTGAGCTTCAACGACTTTGTCGACatgttttctgctctctgtgagACTTCACCCAGAGAGCTCAAGACCATCTACGCCTTCAAGATCTATG ACTTTAACAGGGACAACTTCATCTGTAAGGAGGACATGGAGAAGACTCTGAACAAGCTGACCAAAGGAGAGCTGACTCCAGAGGAGGTTACGCTGGTCTGTGATAAAGCCATCGAGGAGGCCGACCTCGACGGAGACAACAAACTCTCCTTCGCTGACTTCGAGAACATGATCTCTAAGGCTCCTGACTTTCTGAG TAACTTCCACATACGAATATGA
- the LOC108894216 gene encoding calcium and integrin-binding family member 2 isoform X2 — MQLCDGRIGRAGWATSRQPSPMSSWRRIRLHGRYRELAPHLVPLDYTNNPDIKVPLTLIITMPELKENPFRDRIVETFSEDGQGNLSFNDFVDMFSALCETSPRELKTIYAFKIYDFNRDNFICKEDMEKTLNKLTKGELTPEEVTLVCDKAIEEADLDGDNKLSFADFENMISKAPDFLSNFHIRI; from the exons ATGCAGCTGTGTGATGGGAGAATCGGCCGAGCAGGATGGGCAACAAGCAGACAACCTTCACCGATGAGCAGCTGGAGGCGTATCAG GTTGCATGGCAGATATCGTGAGCTGGCTCCACATTTAGTGCCGCTGGACTACACTAACAACCCCGACATCAAAGTCCCTCTGACGCTCATCATCACCATGCCTGAGCTGAAG GAGAACCCGTTCAGAGACAGAATCGTGGAGACATTCTCAGAGGACGGACAAGGGAACCTGAGCTTCAACGACTTTGTCGACatgttttctgctctctgtgagACTTCACCCAGAGAGCTCAAGACCATCTACGCCTTCAAGATCTATG ACTTTAACAGGGACAACTTCATCTGTAAGGAGGACATGGAGAAGACTCTGAACAAGCTGACCAAAGGAGAGCTGACTCCAGAGGAGGTTACGCTGGTCTGTGATAAAGCCATCGAGGAGGCCGACCTCGACGGAGACAACAAACTCTCCTTCGCTGACTTCGAGAACATGATCTCTAAGGCTCCTGACTTTCTGAG TAACTTCCACATACGAATATGA
- the LOC108894217 gene encoding isocitrate dehydrogenase [NAD] subunit alpha, mitochondrial, with the protein MAGSAWRSMLSQVVGGVVRRPALSSASFSRGMQTVTLIPGDGIGPEISAAVMKIFEAAKAPIRWEERNVTAIKGPGGRWMIPPDAKESMDRSKIGLKGPLKTPIAAGHPSMNLLLRKTFDLYANVRPCVSIEGYKTPYTDVNLVTIRENTEGEYSGIEHVIVDGVVQSIKLITEEASRRIAEYAFEYARNNQRNSVTAVHKANIMRMSDGLFLRKCREVAENYKDIKFTEMYLDTVCLNMVQDPTQFDVLVMPNLYGDILSDLCAGLIGGLGVTPSGNIGANGVAIFESVHGTAPDIAGMDLANPTALLLSAVMMLRHMGLHDHGNKIQAACFDTIRDKKVLTKDLGGNSKCSEFTDEICRRVKDLE; encoded by the exons ATGGCAGGCAGCGCGTGGAGGTCAATG CTGTCCCaggtggtgggtggggtggtGAGGAGACCCGCTCTGTCTTCAGCTTCCTTTTCCAGAGGG ATGCAGACGGTCACACTGATCCCTGGTGATGGGATTGGACCAgaaatctctgctgctgtcatgaaGATCTTTGAGGCTGCAAAA GCTCCGATcagatgggaggagaggaatgTGACGGCGATAAAAGGACCCGGCGGGCGGTGGATGATCCCCCCTGATGCTAAAGAGTCCATGGACAGGAGCAAGATCGGACTGAAAG GACCCCTGAAGACGCCCATCGCTGCAGGTCACCCCTCCATGAACCTGCTGCTCAGGAAGACCTTTGACCTCTATGCCAACGTGCGCCCCTGTGTCTCCATTGAGGGCTACAAGACCCCGTACACTGACGTCAACCTGGTGACAATCCGAGAGAACACGGAGGGCGAGTACAGCGGCATCGAACATGTG ATCGTGGATGGCGTTGTTCAGAGCATTAAACTGATCACAGAAGAAGCCAGCAGACGCATCGCGGAGTATGCCTTCGAGTACGCCAGAAACAACCAAAGAAACAGTGTGACGGCCGTCCACAAAGCCAACATCAT GCGAATGTCAGATGGTCTGTTTCTGAGAAAATGTCGTGAAGTGGCAGAAAACTACAAAGACATCAAGTTCACTGAGATGTACCTGGACACTGTTTGCCTCAAT ATGGTTCAGGATCCAACCCAGTTTGACGTCCTCGTCATGCCCAACCTGTATGGAGACATTCTGAG CGATCTGTGTGCCGGTCTGATCGGAGGACTCGGAGTCACTCCCAGCGGGAACATTGGAGCAAACGGAGTCGCCATATTTGAATcg GTGCATGGCACCGCCCCTGACATTGCTGGCATGGATCTGGCGAATCCCACTGCCCTGCTGCTCAGCGCCGTCATGATGCTGCGTCACATGGGTCTGCACGACCACGGCAACAAGATCCAGGCGGCCTGTTTCGACACCATCAGAGACAAGAAG GTGCTGACAAAGGACCTGGGAGGAAACTCCAAGTGTTCAGAGTTTACAGATGAGATCTGCCGTCGCGTCAAGGATCTGGAATAA